A window of the Gossypium arboreum isolate Shixiya-1 chromosome 2, ASM2569848v2, whole genome shotgun sequence genome harbors these coding sequences:
- the LOC108467129 gene encoding DNA-repair protein XRCC1 isoform X2 produces MSDSKTSQGGGAGKTQTRNLPSWMSSRENESKSHGNKSNDAKGHDKGHASSSNNTNFSKLLEGVVFALSGFVNPERSTLRSQALAMGAEYQPDWNSNCTLLACAFQNTPKFRQVEADCGTIISKEWILECYAQKKLVDIDPYLMHAGKPWRRSSISHETSQEKQGSSLTKSYKKVEETQSKTTSGPSKNKASQLAQDRFSPPKVKKWVMDDFNETISWLESQEEKPEPQEIKQVAGEGILTCLQDAIDCLAQKQDVQQITEQWSFIPRVVKELAIFDASNHGSLTKEDLLREAKVCKQIYEDELSRINSGSLKRKRPKTDGGEEGNKGETKAIFASGYDSDETIKMTEEEIELAYKNFNSGTL; encoded by the exons ATGTCTGATTCAAAAACAAGCCAAGGTGGCGGTGCTGGAAAGACCCAGACTCGAAATCTTCCATCATGGATGAgttcaagagagaatgaaagtaAATCCCATGGAAACAAGTCCAATGATGCCAAAGGACATGATAAGGGGCATGCTTCTAGTTCTAACAACACCAACTTTTCCAAACTTTTG GAAGGGGTGGTCTTTGCATTGTCAGGATTTGTTAATCCGGAACGTAGTACATTACGTTCCCAGGCTTTGGCAATGGGAGCTGAATATCAGCCTGACTGGAATTCAAATTGCACGCTTTTGGCATGTGCTTTTCAAAATACCCCGAAGTTTCGACAAGTTGAAGCTGATTGTGGAACAATTATATCAAAG GAATGGATATTAGAATGTTATGCACAGAAAAAGCTTGTCGATATTGATCCTTACCTCATGCATGCTGGGAAACCTTGGCGAAGAAGTAGCATTTCTCATGAAACTAGTCAAG AAAAACAAGGATCGTCATTAACAAAATCTTACAAGAAGGTTGAAGAAACACAATCAAAGACAACTTCTGGTCCCTCCAAG aATAAAGCATCTCAGCTTGCTCAGGACAGATTTTCTCCTCCTAAAGTGAAGAAGTGGGTAATGGATGATTTTAATGAAACTATTTCATGGCTGGAGAGTCAAGAGGAAAAG CCCGAACCGCAGGAGATAAAGCAAGTAGCTGGAGAAGGGATCTTAACTTGTTTACAAGATGCCATAGATTGTCTTGCGCAAAAGCAG GATGTGCAGCAAATTACTGAGCAGTGGAGCTTCATCCCTCGTGTGGTCAAGGAGCTTGCCATCTTCGATGCCAGTAACCATGGCTCACTCACCAAGGAAGATCTTTTGAGAGAGGCCAAGGTATGCAAGCAAATATACGAGGATGAATTAAGCCGGATAAACAGTGGTTCTTTGAAAAGAAAAAGGCCAAAGACTGATGGAGGTGAAGAAGGCAACAAGGGTGAAACCAAAGCCATTTTTGCATCAGGTTATGACAGTGATGAAACAATCAAGATGACGGAGGAAGAAATCGAGCTtgcttataaaaatttcaattctGGAACTTTGTAA
- the LOC108467129 gene encoding DNA-repair protein XRCC1 isoform X1 has protein sequence MSDSKTSQGGGAGKTQTRNLPSWMSSRENESKSHGNKSNDAKGHDKGHASSSNNTNFSKLLEGVVFALSGFVNPERSTLRSQALAMGAEYQPDWNSNCTLLACAFQNTPKFRQVEADCGTIISKEWILECYAQKKLVDIDPYLMHAGKPWRRSSISHETSQGVLAEKQGSSLTKSYKKVEETQSKTTSGPSKNKASQLAQDRFSPPKVKKWVMDDFNETISWLESQEEKPEPQEIKQVAGEGILTCLQDAIDCLAQKQDVQQITEQWSFIPRVVKELAIFDASNHGSLTKEDLLREAKVCKQIYEDELSRINSGSLKRKRPKTDGGEEGNKGETKAIFASGYDSDETIKMTEEEIELAYKNFNSGTL, from the exons ATGTCTGATTCAAAAACAAGCCAAGGTGGCGGTGCTGGAAAGACCCAGACTCGAAATCTTCCATCATGGATGAgttcaagagagaatgaaagtaAATCCCATGGAAACAAGTCCAATGATGCCAAAGGACATGATAAGGGGCATGCTTCTAGTTCTAACAACACCAACTTTTCCAAACTTTTG GAAGGGGTGGTCTTTGCATTGTCAGGATTTGTTAATCCGGAACGTAGTACATTACGTTCCCAGGCTTTGGCAATGGGAGCTGAATATCAGCCTGACTGGAATTCAAATTGCACGCTTTTGGCATGTGCTTTTCAAAATACCCCGAAGTTTCGACAAGTTGAAGCTGATTGTGGAACAATTATATCAAAG GAATGGATATTAGAATGTTATGCACAGAAAAAGCTTGTCGATATTGATCCTTACCTCATGCATGCTGGGAAACCTTGGCGAAGAAGTAGCATTTCTCATGAAACTAGTCAAG GGGTGCTTGCAGAAAAACAAGGATCGTCATTAACAAAATCTTACAAGAAGGTTGAAGAAACACAATCAAAGACAACTTCTGGTCCCTCCAAG aATAAAGCATCTCAGCTTGCTCAGGACAGATTTTCTCCTCCTAAAGTGAAGAAGTGGGTAATGGATGATTTTAATGAAACTATTTCATGGCTGGAGAGTCAAGAGGAAAAG CCCGAACCGCAGGAGATAAAGCAAGTAGCTGGAGAAGGGATCTTAACTTGTTTACAAGATGCCATAGATTGTCTTGCGCAAAAGCAG GATGTGCAGCAAATTACTGAGCAGTGGAGCTTCATCCCTCGTGTGGTCAAGGAGCTTGCCATCTTCGATGCCAGTAACCATGGCTCACTCACCAAGGAAGATCTTTTGAGAGAGGCCAAGGTATGCAAGCAAATATACGAGGATGAATTAAGCCGGATAAACAGTGGTTCTTTGAAAAGAAAAAGGCCAAAGACTGATGGAGGTGAAGAAGGCAACAAGGGTGAAACCAAAGCCATTTTTGCATCAGGTTATGACAGTGATGAAACAATCAAGATGACGGAGGAAGAAATCGAGCTtgcttataaaaatttcaattctGGAACTTTGTAA